DNA sequence from the Methanolobus psychrophilus R15 genome:
TACTTGTGGGAACCTGCCTTGGAACCGCTGGCTACTATGCCTCCGGGGAAGGGAGTGATGGTGCCTTCAAGTTCCTTGATGGCGTCCACGGCTAACTCTGCAGCTGTGAGGGCGGTCATCTGGCTGTCACCGAAGATGAAGAAGTTACCGCCTGCGATACCGGGTATTGCGCCGATGTTCTCCTCGACCAGGAAGTCTCCACCCATGATGGGGATGCTGTGCATCTTGCGTCCTGCGATCTCTTTTACGGATTCCATGCCGTCACCGAAGAACTTCAGCTTGAAACCGACATTGAACTGCTTCTCAGCAGCAGGGAGGCCGTTGAAGACCGCTGTGGTCGGGGCTGTGAGCACACACTGCCCGAGGCGCTCAAGGAGCTGGTGTTCCAGTGCATCGTATCCGAAGGTGCATATCTGGATATAGTATCCCGGCCTGCCGTCAGGTGTCTCCTGCGGGCTTGCATATCTCTCGATGCCTGCCTCAGCCGGGCACATGATGACAGATGTACCAAATCCTGTTGCTTCCATTGCTGCAACCTCTGCCCAGCGCTTTGTTGCCGCTGTGATAAGCACTCTTGCGATCTTGATCGAAAACGCTTCAGCAAAAGTATCTTCTATTTCTACTCCGTTGATTTCCATAATGATCCCTTTTTAAAGCCTGATCCTCAGGTTTAATTATATAATGTACGGAATTTGCCATATTGCTTTACGTGTGAACGCAAGCACTACAGCATATAAGAATACAATCGCAGTACATATATCCTTCGAAAAGCAGACCTAAAGAGGGTAAAAGCGGACCTATCGTCCACCTGAATTATTATAGGTCTTTTCAAAGAGCGCAAACATCTCCCTGTCAATTTCCTTGTATTTGCCAATTTCAAAAACAGCCTCGTTAACAAACACCATCAGCTCTTCTTTTTGTGACAGGCCTGCAAGGGTCTTTGAGGAGAAGGCAGTTGATTCCACCATCTGTTCCTTTATGGAAGCTTCACACACCTGTACGAGTGCATTTACTGAAAGTGAAGCCTCTTCATCAAGGTTCTTCTCTGCAGCAAGCACACAGAAATATTCAATATGGCCTATAACATCAACGACCTTCTCATCGGAATGTTTTCTTGCAGCAGTAACGCCTATATCTTTTAAGGAGCCTGTGATCTCAAGGTAGGACCGCTCACCGAATATGTCCCCTATATCCCTGAATGCCGCAACGACCTTATGGAGGGCGTCATTCTTCTTCCTGTCAGGTGATTCCTGAACGGTCTTTATGCAGATATCCCGAAGAGCTATGATTATCTGCTTCTCAGCGGGTTCAAGCCTGTTCTCCCTGACCGTGACTGCAACATTCACCATGGCTTTGCGTACATGCTCAAGTGTATGGATATCTTTATTTGAGGCGGCATCCAGAGCGATGACCTTTAGGAGATAGACAGCTTTTTCAACAGGCTCTATCATTTTATGCGTGGCGGCTGTCTGGCCCACTTTGCCTGCAGATAGTGCAAATTCATGCATTGGAGTGGAAATATAATTATTATTTAATACTTTATAAAGATCTTTTATTGTATTTGCTTTTCTGATCTGTGCTATCCTGCCCCCGGGAAGAACATAGTTCCTTCCTTTGTGAAGAGTAAAGAGGTTGTGCATGTGCTCTATTACCTGCAGTGTGGAACCACTCATCTTCTTTTCAGCGCACTCACTGCCGACAGCGGCCATAGCTTTTATGATCTCGTTAACGATATCTGTTTTCTTTTCGCTCTCTGCAAGCACACCCAGCCTGTAGAGATGTGAGCTCAAATGACTGACTATCAAAGAACTGTTCCCGCCTGCCATAAGGACTTGGGAACCGAATCTTCCAAGAGCATGTATTCCTTTTACTGCTGTAAGGTCGTCGTCATTCCTTAAAGCACCCCTGATTATATCGACAATAAGCTGAAGGGGATCAAAGACCGATTTCCCGCTATCCATCTTCCTGTAATGCTCACTCATTTCATAGGCGTTCAGTTTCCTGGTAATGCCAAGGAACCTTTGGCTTATCCTTTCATTATTGAGATAATCGGCAAAGAGAAATCCAGAAACAGAAAGTACAAGGGACGCGGCAACCACCATTCCTATGCCGGTAATACCGGATGCTCCCAGAATATGCAGTATTGACAGTGAGAGTGCAAAGGTTCCCAGGGTGTAGGAGAACATATTTCCCAGGACATCTTTCTTGTCCGGGAGCCAGAGGCACACTGCCCAGATAGAAGCAAAGCAAACAGCAAGCACGATATTGCTGTAAAAGAACTCCATTTCCCGGTTTGTAAGCAGAGTTATCACGAATGCAAGCTGTATGGCAAGTGCACCGATGGCCAGGTCTGCACCTATATCCTTATGGCCTATCTTCAGATTGTTCTTTGCAATAATATCAATGAGCAGGAAGACGGCTATCACACCTATTACCAGCGCAGTGTCAATGATATTTGTGATCAGGATCTGCATAGGGCTATATCTGTCATTTTTATTTATATATATATGCTGAAAAGATATCCATCAACTCCCTTTTTAGCAGGCTGTCTGCCTTCAAATATATCTGTGCTATTAGAAATGGCAAATGAAAGATAACATTTCTTTATATCACAGATGTATACAGAAACCTTTATCAGTATTCACGCAACTGTAAATTGAGAACATTATTCGAAAGCTCTTTTTTCTTAGATGATCTCTTTTTTGTAAGGTCACGGAGAGTTTCATGGATAGTAATTACAGGGAAGTCACAGATTCTGACTGGCGCAGGACGATCCTGTATATTGTATCATTTTCAGCTATAATCGTAGCAGCTTCTTTTGTTTTGTTACCGGAGAAATGGTATCTGTGGGGATTGATAATTGCCTTGGGCACATTCCAGCTGGTTTCCTGGCATGCAAAGAATTTTGCCTATCGCTGCCCTAACTGCGGTGAGGTATTTGAGATATCTCTTGCTGCTGATTTCCTGGGTCCCAATGGCGGCACAAAGAAGTATCTGAAATGCCCAAACTGCAGCAAGCGTTCCTGGGCCAAGATACTGGCTAAAAGTAAATAAGGGCCGGTTCGATACTGTTCCCTAGTCAGGCTTTTTTCAGGGAGACCCAGAATATGCTGCCTCTGCCAAGAGGATTGTCATCAACGCCTGCTTTTCCCTTGTGGAGATCTATTATCCTCTTTACAATGGCAAGCCCGAGGCCGCTCCCTTTTACACTGCCCTTATCAGCTCTTTTGAATCTATCAAATATCATGGGTTTGTCCTGATTGCTTATACCAGAGCCAAAATCAGTTACCTGTATCCTGTATTCATTTCCAAGGTCCTGGATGCTGACAATTATTTTCTCTTTTTCAGGACTGTATTTGATAGCATTGGACAGAAGGTTGATGAAGACCTCTTCCATTAGAGGACTGGCATGAACAACACAACCGGGAACAGGATTGAAAACAAGTGTAAGACCCCTTTTATCGATATCATCCCTCACAGACCTTATAGCTCTCTCAATTATCGGGACGATGTCCTGCTCCTCAAACTTCACATCAGATACTGATTCCAGCTTGATGAATTTTGTAGCCGACTCCATCATATCTATCAGTTTTTCGTTGTTGCTGTGAACCTTATCAAGCAACCTGATCTTATCCTTGTCATCCTCAATTATGAGAAGTTCCTCTGTGAAACCGCGGATGATATTTGCAGGATTGAGAAGGTCGTGGGTGAGTATATCCGTGAACAGTACTTTCAGTTCAGTGCTTGACTCCAGTTCCCGGGTGTATCTGTGCAGGTTGTCTTCATTTTCCCTGCGGTTGATGGATTCCGCGAGCACGTTGGCGACAGATTGCATGAAATGGATATCGTCTTCCGTGAACACTCTGCTCTGTGCGGTATGAACGCTCAGGGTCCCAAAAGGCCTGTCCTTACGTCCGATGAGCACGTCCATCCCGCTTACCAGTCCATGACCCCTGAGCAGAGAATAGCCACTGAACCTGTCCTTTGTTTCTCTGTCCATGACAACTGCCGGTTCACCTGAGTAGAGGGTATAACAGAGTATGCTGCTGGAATCATCACTGTGGGCATCAATATCACTATCTCTCGTCTCTTCCTCCCATCCTACCCCTGCGATCATGACAGTGTTCCCAGCTTTCTCCTGTCTCATTATCCTGCAGTATTCCACATTAAGGGTCTGTGCGACAAGCCTGACTGCCTCTTTCATAAGGCTGTCCAGGTCACCATCTGAAAGTCCCTGCTGTCCAAGGCTTGCAACAGCAGCGTGCTGGCTTTCCCGCATCTTCAGGATTCTCTCAACGCTCTTCCGCTCGCTGACATCTTTGGTATGTCTTACCACCATGACAACATTATGTTCTTCATCAAGGATGGGGGATAACTCGACAGACTTTGTTTTTCCGTCAAGGGGATCTTCGATCTCATATTTGCGACATCTTCCGGTCGTCAGCACTTCCAGCATGTAGCACGGTTCACAGGGAGTGGAGCGTTTCATAAGGCAGCTATAGCAGTAAGGATGGCCCTGCTTGTCCCTGGCGGGAACAGAATCACAGTGCTTCCAGTTGCTCATTATGATCCTCATGTTCCTGTCGATTACAACGATGTGATCCTGAACCGACCCCAGCACTTTCCTGAGCAGGTCAAGCTGGAAATCTTTTTCCTCTTCGTTTTTTACTTCATAGCCTGGAATACCGATCCCTCTTTGGGTTGAACATGTCATACAGTCAATTTGAAAAACCTCTCCTGTTATTTTATTTATAAGTATCCATGCAACAAAAAGATGATAATCATCATCATTACCAGTTTTACCAGAAAAAACTCCAAGAAATGCTCAAAAATCAGTTCAAAGCTTTTTAAGCTCACCACCACAGAGCTTACAGAATAGTGCTTCCTGATCGTGCCCATTATATCTGCATCTGCTGCATTCCTTTGTTGAACTGAGCTTTTTCCTTTCTTCCATAGAAGCGAAACTCATCTCTGCTGTCACAATCCCGGTAGGCACAGCTATAATGCTGTATCCCATGATCATGACAAATGATGCCAGTGCCCTTCCAAGGGAAGTCAGGGGTACTATGTCCCCATAACCCACGGTTGTCATAGTTATGATTGCCCAGTAAATGCTCATAGGTATGCTTGTAAAACCGCTTTCTTCTCCTTCTATAAGATACATCAGGCTGCCCATTATAGTTACAAGCGCAAGTACAGTGAAAAGGAAAACCGTGATCTTCCTCCTGCTGGCACGCATCGCCCTCATAAGCAAGTCGGCTTCGCTCATATACTGTATGAGCTTGAGGACACGGAATATCCTCAGAACCCTTAATATCCTGATCACAAGCAGGAACTGACTGCCGGGTATCAGGATGCTCATGTAGGTGGGTACTATTGCTACCAGATCCACGATACCAAAAAGGCTTGTAGCATATTTCTTCTTGCTTCTGACACACATCATCCGGAGGATATATTCAATAGTGAAGATTATCGTGAAGAACCACTCCAGCATATAGAGCGTTTCTCCATGCTCAGTTCTGATGGGAGCGGAACTATCCATCATTACAACAATCACGCTGAAAAGGATACTCACGATGAGAAGGACATCGAAGGCTTTTCCGGCAGGAGTGTCGGCCTCAAATATGATATCATATATCCGTGCCCTCCAGTTATCACCTGCTGGCCTGTTATCCGAAACCGTACTAGCTGAAAGAGGCATGATATCACTCAGCAAAATCGAACAGGCTCTTCTGTCCGGTCTTCTCACTAAGGTTACCGACCATCACTCCAATGCGCCTGAAGTTCATTGTGGTTTCCCCGAGGAACTGGCCCATCATCTCCCTTGCAGTATCATGAAGGACCTGCCTGTCGGATACCGGATGGCTCAGGGTCCTGCTCTTTGTGGATGTTTTGAAATTTGAAAAGATGACTGTGACTGTAACAGACCTGAAACCGATTTTTCGGGACTGCGCCCTGTTCATCACATCGTCTGCAAGCTCGGCAAGGAGCAAGAAGATCATTTGCTCGTTGCGTGTGTCATGTTTAAGCGAGGCCATCCTGCCGATCTGATCACTTGCAGACCTTTCCCTTACAGGCGTTTCATCGATCCCGGAAGCTGCATGCCTGAGAAATGTACCCTTGTTCTTCCCGAAGACAGTGACAAGCTCCATTATGTCATATTCCTCCAGGTCGGCGACTGTCCTGATTCCCATTTCCGCAAGCTTGTCTTCTGTTACTTTGCCTATTCCCCAGAGTTTGCCTACAGGCATGGGTCGGAGAAAATCCTGCACTTCTTCCTCCCTGATAACAGTAATGCCATCAGGTTTACGGAAAGAAGATGCCATCTTGGCTATCAGTTTGTTGGGGCCGACCCCTACGGAACATGTGAGTTTTTCCTGTGCCTTCACTTCTTCCTTGATACGCATACCTATTTCCCTGGCAACGTCAAAGTCAGAATTGCAGGAGCGGGTTATATCGAGGAAAGCCTCATCTATGCTGGTTCTCTCAAAAGCCTCCCCGCTGTCAGCATAGGAGTGCAGGATTGCCATTACGTTCTTTGACACTTCTTCGTAGAATCCCTTGCGCACCGGGAGGAAAACCGCATCAGGTTTAAGGGACCTGGCCTGCCGGCAGGGCATGGCTGCGCGTATGCCTGCTCCCCTGGCAGCATAATTACATGTGCTCACAGCCCCGCCTTCTTCGCCGCGGTTGGAGTACATGCACACCACCACCGCCTTATCCCTTATAGAAGGGTCTTCCCGTTCTTCTATGGCGGCATAGAAGTAGTCCATATCCACATGTATTATCACACGTTTCATTGAACTTATTTGGGCGGGAGACTTTTTATGGTTAACTCTCACTTATTTTCAAGTCATTTGCAGCCATCTGCAATATCTATGTACTATGTTGACCCAGGTTGACTATCTTTTGATCTTAATTTAAGCTCATTCTGCAAGAGCTGTGCTCAGATATCTCTCACCTGTATCAGGCAGCACGACCACAATGAGTTTGCCTTTATTCTCCTGCCTCCTGGCTACCTCCAGGGCTGCGTGAAGTGCTGCACCGCATGATATTCCGCAAAGTATCCCCTCCATTTTCGCAAGCTGCCTGGCGGTTTCGAATGAATCCTCATTGCTGACCTGGATTATTTCATCAATGATATCCATATTAAGGACACTTGGCACAAAACCGGCTCCTATTCCCTGTATCTTGTGGGGTCCCGGTTTACCTCCGGAAAGTACAGGAGAATCTTTAGGCTCGACTGCAACTGCCTTGAAACCAGGCTTGCGGGATTTGATGACTTCCGACACTCCCGTGATCGTCCCGCCCGTACCAACACCCGCAACCAGGATATCCACAGCCCCGTCCGTATCATTCCATATCTCCTCGGCTGTCGTGCGACGATGGATATCCGGATTTGCAGGGTTCATGAACTGGTGAGGCATAAATGAGTCAGGTGTCTCCCTGGCCAGCTCCTCAGCTTTTTCGATGGCTCCTACCATTCCTTTAGGGCCTGGAGTGAGCACCATTTCGGCGCCCAGCATTTTGAGTATCTTCCTTCTTTCTTCTGTCATTGTTTCAGGCATTGTGAGGATCAGGCGATATCCCCTGGATGCACAGACAAAAGCCAGGCCAATGCCTGTATTGCCTGATGTGGGTTCTATGACGACAGTATCCTTGCTCAGAAGCCCTTGCTTTTCGGCCGTTTCTATCATACTGAGGGCAATACGGTCCTTAACAGAGCCAAGAGGATTAAAAGCCTCCACTTTTCCCACAACTGTTGCATAGCAGCCTTCAGTTATCCTGTTCAGGCGTACAAGTGGTGTACGACCTACTGTTTTGGTGATATCACTATATATTTTCCCGATCTTACCATCCCCTGAAGTTAATCAATTCTTGTATCAGTGCTTCTCTTTAATGATGAGCCTTGGTTCCTCAATAATTACCTTAGTATCCGGAGGGACCGATCTGGTGATCCACGCGCTTCCACCGATCACTGAACGCGCACCAATCACAGTATCTCCTCCCAATATGGTGGCATTAGAGTATATTATAACGTCATCTTCTATGGTCGGATGTCTCTTCTTTCCGCGGATCAGCTCTCCGCTCTCATTTTTTGGGAAACTGAGCGAACCCAGGGTAACTCCCTGGTAGATTCGGACATTGTCTCCGATCTGGCAGGTCTCTCCTATGACCACTCCGGTGCCATGATCGATGAACAGCCCTCTGCCGATCTTTGCTCCCGGATGTATATCGATGCCTACTGCACTGTGAGCGTATTCTGTCATTATGCGTGGAAGTATCGCTATTCCTTGCCTGTGCAGTTCATGGGCTACCCTGTAGACTGTCAGGGCAAAGATTCCGGGGTAGCTGAAGATGATCTCATCATAGCTCTTGGCCGCAGGGTCTCCGTCATAGGCTGCCACGACATCGGAAGCCAGCAGGGAGCGTATCATGGGTATCTTCTCCAGGAAGGCTATCGTTTCTGCCTGTCCCCGGTCGATGCATTCTGCGCAGTTCTCCTCGTAGCGGTTGCAATCATGGATGATGCTGTTGCTGATCTGCTCCGAGAGCTGCTCAAAGAGCTTTGTTATCTCACTTCCAAGGTGGTATCGCAGGTTATTCCTGTCCAGGGTCTGCTCCCCGAAATAACCGGGAAAGAGGATATCCTTGACCAGGCCTATTATTTCTATAAGTGCTTCCTTTGAAGGTATCACAGCCGCATCCACATGGTCAAAACAATTGCTGTCGTAGCAACTGTCAACAACTGAATCAACTATACGCGGTATCTGGGAGCGGTACCTGCTATCAACCAGAGATTTCAGGATAGCGCATCTTCTCTGTTCTGTTTCTGATCCATTGACCATGTTCATTCCTGCCCTGATAAACTACTTACAAATAGATATTGGCATAGTATATTATAATGTTAACGCTGTTAACATTCTCCGGGCACTTAACCTGTCTTTTCCTGCAATCATGATTCTTAATTCCTGAATCTGTAAAAGTCCCGACATGACCCCGCTGGCGAGGCATGCTTTCCAAAAACTGTATCCCTTCTACCCACTCTTCATATACACATTATTGGTAATCGCATTTAAGAGCTTTGAGCAGGACTCTACGATTCTGCATTTCACTTGATGCAGTAGAAACCGGCCTGCATATAGGAATACCAAAGCAGTTCCACGACTTTAAAACCTGACCCTCTCAGCAGTTTAAGATGCTCTTCCACGGTTATGGGAAAATATTCCACATCAAAACGGGCAAGGTTCTTTTCTACATCAGCAGGTTCTTTTCCTAGGGAAAGCTGGAAGTTCCTAACGTAATTTTTCCCGATGGCTACGCCGCTCTTAGTGAAAGGCTTGATGTTCTCGAAAGTGATGAAAACCCCGCCTTCCTTTAATAGCCTGTAACATACAGCAATAGCCTTTTCTCTCTCTTCTGGGCTCAGATAGTGGTGGCACTGGATGGCAGTAATGATATCGGGTTTCTCCACCGGCTCTTCGGAAAACTCCTGTGAGGGTGAAGGTCCCAGAAACCTGAGTTTTTCTTCCGGAAGAAAACACAGTTTTTTCCTTGCCTGCTCCAGCATACCTTCAGAAGGGTCAAGCAGCAGGAATCCTGTATCTGGAAACTCCTCAGATGCTCTCAGTACCAGGGAACCGGTTCCGCAGCCTGTGTCCATCCATATCTTTGGCTTGAAGGGAAGGGCCCTGACGAGATCTATAACTTCCTTGTGGAAAGCCTGGTAGTAGGGAATGGTACTGACCACCCTTGCATCAAAATCCTCCGGCAGTTGAGAGGTGGTGTCATGTTGTGACTGTGCAGGTTGCATAACTGAGACTTGGAATGGATGGATTTAAATCTTGTTCAGGTCAGTCCTGCAGAAATGCTTGTAAGAAGCACAGTAACCAAGTTAACCGTGAGCCTTTCTGGTTCTATTTTAAACAGGTTCACTCCTGAACATACAGAAAACCTGCTTTCATAGCAATCTCAGCTCTTGTCAGTTCCTGTCCGAGGTAGGCTGCATGGTTAAGTGTACTTATCCATTCGTACCTGACGATGGTCCGGTAGATGGAACGTGCATCCCGGCCTTCGATCATCCTCAGGAGTTCCTTGTCGTAGGAATAGTGTTTTGCAAGTATTGTCCTTTTGTCAGGCTGCGGTACTATCACGAAATATCCGGCACTGTCAAGCTCAAGCTTTCCCGGCTCTTCAGCCTCTATCAGAGGAACATTGGCAATATCTTCTTTAATCTTTTCGGTTTTGCATGTCTCATCTTCCACAGTTGCCACCCTATTGTAAATTCCCTTGCTGTTCTTCAATATTCTCATCTGTCTGGATGCCACATTTCCATATGTTCGGCATGCGTTTGCAGGTATGAACCCGGCTCGTAGAACCTGTCATAGAATTCAAGGTCGATATGTTGCGCCTGCAGGTATGGCATGACGAATATGCTGGGCACGGTGCCCGGGAATTTCCCAAAAGTGTCAAAGATGTACTGGGCCTGCAGTGCGACACATTCCCTGAATTCTTCGCTATAGCGTTGCGCGCTGCTGCGAACCCCCGAAGTGTCCTTGTAGTAGCCTGGCGTCTGTGGATTGAAAGGTCCTCCGGGACCAAACTTCCTTTCAGCGAGGGCATCCACCGCCTCACTCATATTTTTATAATGGGGAGGGGTGTATCCTTCAAAAACGCCAGGCAGACCTGTCGGGTTTGGCAGGGACCAGCGTTCATCTGTATCGTACCTGAATCCAAGTCCTTTCACTTCAGGAGCACCGCTTGCTCCCAGGACTGAGAACGGGTCCAGACCATCAAACATCCACCCACCAAGTCCCATGGCCTGCAGCATAAGCATTCCTGCATAGCAGGAAGTGGAGAGTTCTGCTGTCACCTCTGACAGGGACCACATCTCCAGGAAAGTGAGAGGATAGGGATTCTCCACATCCACAAGGTCTGCATACTGCCTGATACCCTCTATTTCGTTCCCGTGAACATCGTCATAAAAACATATGCCGTTCTGGACATAGTAACATATACCTGCCAGTACATGCTGGGACAGGTCCCCCACAGGGATTACCAGTGTTGTTCCCGGATGATTGGCTACCCAGGTGTTGTGTGCTTCCATATGGGGCACTTGCAGAGGCAACTGTAACCGGGTGTTACTCAGTTTATGTACCCTGCTGCGGGTAGATTGAAGAATTTCTTCCAGCTCGAGCTTCCCCTCTTTGCTCCTTGATCCAGATGCCGATGCGTCGCGGTTCTCCAGGAAATAAACTCCGTTATCGTCTGTAAAGAACAGCTCGCTTGTATGGAAACCGGCAGCCGATGGAAACGTTCGTCCTCCTGCGCTGCATGCATAGTTTGACAGATAGGGAGCATATCTTTCGCCCCTCATGATCAGGTTATGCCAGCCCGTGTTGCCTCCCATGGCGGTCAGGATAGTCATCTGTTCCAGTTCCGAGAGTGGTTCAGGTCTGTGGCTTGAAGTGTATTTGAAATAGCCGTCCGGAATCGAGGCACCCATGAAAAATCTTCTTGCTCTTCGCCCGAGCAGGGCATCCACCAGTGTAAATTGCTTTATCTTCTCAAACCCTGGTGGAAGGTCTTTCATTTCTCCCACTATCATTTCCCCCTCATATTCACTATCCGGGAATTCCTCTTCAGGTAATCCTATCCGGATGTTCATTATCAACTTTGGCAGCCAAATGACATAAGTTTTCTTATCTTATTTTACCGATAACAATTGAAATCAAAAAAGGGCTTTGTAGCGAGTCTTAAAAAGACGAGGGATTTAAAAAGTAAACTATATCCGAAATTGTCCCTGAATGAGATA
Encoded proteins:
- a CDS encoding tetrahydromethanopterin formyltransferase, which encodes MEINGVEIEDTFAEAFSIKIARVLITAATKRWAEVAAMEATGFGTSVIMCPAEAGIERYASPQETPDGRPGYYIQICTFGYDALEHQLLERLGQCVLTAPTTAVFNGLPAAEKQFNVGFKLKFFGDGMESVKEIAGRKMHSIPIMGGDFLVEENIGAIPGIAGGNFFIFGDSQMTALTAAELAVDAIKELEGTITPFPGGIVASGSKAGSHKYAKFMKATANEKFCPTIRDKVEGTEIPADVKAVFELVINGLDEASIKKAMQIGIKAATTVPGVKKITAGNYGGKLGKFQFHLKDLV
- a CDS encoding PAS/PAC sensor signal transduction histidine kinase, with product MTCSTQRGIGIPGYEVKNEEEKDFQLDLLRKVLGSVQDHIVVIDRNMRIIMSNWKHCDSVPARDKQGHPYCYSCLMKRSTPCEPCYMLEVLTTGRCRKYEIEDPLDGKTKSVELSPILDEEHNVVMVVRHTKDVSERKSVERILKMRESQHAAVASLGQQGLSDGDLDSLMKEAVRLVAQTLNVEYCRIMRQEKAGNTVMIAGVGWEEETRDSDIDAHSDDSSSILCYTLYSGEPAVVMDRETKDRFSGYSLLRGHGLVSGMDVLIGRKDRPFGTLSVHTAQSRVFTEDDIHFMQSVANVLAESINRRENEDNLHRYTRELESSTELKVLFTDILTHDLLNPANIIRGFTEELLIIEDDKDKIRLLDKVHSNNEKLIDMMESATKFIKLESVSDVKFEEQDIVPIIERAIRSVRDDIDKRGLTLVFNPVPGCVVHASPLMEEVFINLLSNAIKYSPEKEKIIVSIQDLGNEYRIQVTDFGSGISNQDKPMIFDRFKRADKGSVKGSGLGLAIVKRIIDLHKGKAGVDDNPLGRGSIFWVSLKKA
- a CDS encoding potassium channel protein; protein product: MPLSASTVSDNRPAGDNWRARIYDIIFEADTPAGKAFDVLLIVSILFSVIVVMMDSSAPIRTEHGETLYMLEWFFTIIFTIEYILRMMCVRSKKKYATSLFGIVDLVAIVPTYMSILIPGSQFLLVIRILRVLRIFRVLKLIQYMSEADLLMRAMRASRRKITVFLFTVLALVTIMGSLMYLIEGEESGFTSIPMSIYWAIITMTTVGYGDIVPLTSLGRALASFVMIMGYSIIAVPTGIVTAEMSFASMEERKKLSSTKECSRCRYNGHDQEALFCKLCGGELKKL
- a CDS encoding DNA-directed DNA polymerase; translated protein: MDYFYAAIEEREDPSIRDKAVVVCMYSNRGEEGGAVSTCNYAARGAGIRAAMPCRQARSLKPDAVFLPVRKGFYEEVSKNVMAILHSYADSGEAFERTSIDEAFLDITRSCNSDFDVAREIGMRIKEEVKAQEKLTCSVGVGPNKLIAKMASSFRKPDGITVIREEEVQDFLRPMPVGKLWGIGKVTEDKLAEMGIRTVADLEEYDIMELVTVFGKNKGTFLRHAASGIDETPVRERSASDQIGRMASLKHDTRNEQMIFLLLAELADDVMNRAQSRKIGFRSVTVTVIFSNFKTSTKSRTLSHPVSDRQVLHDTAREMMGQFLGETTMNFRRIGVMVGNLSEKTGQKSLFDFAE
- a CDS encoding cysteine synthase codes for the protein MEAFNPLGSVKDRIALSMIETAEKQGLLSKDTVVIEPTSGNTGIGLAFVCASRGYRLILTMPETMTEERRKILKMLGAEMVLTPGPKGMVGAIEKAEELARETPDSFMPHQFMNPANPDIHRRTTAEEIWNDTDGAVDILVAGVGTGGTITGVSEVIKSRKPGFKAVAVEPKDSPVLSGGKPGPHKIQGIGAGFVPSVLNMDIIDEIIQVSNEDSFETARQLAKMEGILCGISCGAALHAALEVARRQENKGKLIVVVLPDTGERYLSTALAE
- a CDS encoding Serine O-acetyltransferase encodes the protein MVNGSETEQRRCAILKSLVDSRYRSQIPRIVDSVVDSCYDSNCFDHVDAAVIPSKEALIEIIGLVKDILFPGYFGEQTLDRNNLRYHLGSEITKLFEQLSEQISNSIIHDCNRYEENCAECIDRGQAETIAFLEKIPMIRSLLASDVVAAYDGDPAAKSYDEIIFSYPGIFALTVYRVAHELHRQGIAILPRIMTEYAHSAVGIDIHPGAKIGRGLFIDHGTGVVIGETCQIGDNVRIYQGVTLGSLSFPKNESGELIRGKKRHPTIEDDVIIYSNATILGGDTVIGARSVIGGSAWITRSVPPDTKVIIEEPRLIIKEKH
- a CDS encoding tetrahydromethanopterin S-methyltransferase subunit A, whose protein sequence is MRILKNSKGIYNRVATVEDETCKTEKIKEDIANVPLIEAEEPGKLELDSAGYFVIVPQPDKRTILAKHYSYDKELLRMIEGRDARSIYRTIVRYEWISTLNHAAYLGQELTRAEIAMKAGFLYVQE